In the Vulpes vulpes isolate BD-2025 chromosome 12, VulVul3, whole genome shotgun sequence genome, gacttaaatgtgagacctgaaaccataaaaatcctatatttagaagagaacacaggtagtaattttTGACTTTCACCAtaggaacatttttctagatatgtctcctgaatcaagagaagcaaaataaaaaataaactgttgggactatataaaaataaaaagcttctgcacagtgaaggaaacagtcaacaaaactaaaaacaacttatggagtgggagaagatatttgcaaatgacatatccaataaagggttaatatccaaaatatataatgaacttgtacaactcaacgtttaaaaaacaaataatccaattaaaaaataggcagaaaacatGAGTAGATATTTCCCCAAGGAAGGCATatagatagccaacagacacatgaaaggattcTTAACATCActgttcatcagggaaatatgcaaatcaaaactacaatgagatatcccctcacacTTGTCAGAGTGGATAAAATTGACATAAGAAACAGCAACTGTTgaaaaggatgtggagaataaggaaccttcatgcactattggttaggaatgcaaactgatgcagccactgtaaCGATAGTATGGatttccctcaaaaagttaaaaatagaattatcctatgatccagtaatttcattactggatatttatctaaaaaatacaaaaacagagacacctgggtggctcagcggttgagcatctgccttcagctcagggcctgatcccaggatcagggattgagtcccacatcaggctcctcccagggagcctacttctccctctgcctatgtctctgcctctcaagaataaataaaatctttttaaaatacaaaaacaataatttgaaaggatatatacaGCTCTACATATTGTAGCATTACctacaatagctaaactatggaagcagcccaaatatttatcaaaggataaatggataaagaggatatatatatatatatatatatatatatatatatatatatatataacatggaCATAacattccaatatatatatatatatctccaaatatacatatatatacatatgtatacatatgaatgttattcagccataacaaAGCATGAACATTAAgcatgttgccatttgcaacagcatagATGGGgctagagggtataatgttaagctaaataagtcagagaaagacaaatatcttatgatttcattcatatatagaatttaagaaacaaaacaaataaacaaagggtgACAAAtgagagagaccaagaaacagactcttagctacagagaacaaactgatggttaccagaggggaggtggcggaggtgggggtgggggtagggtagGGAGTtttgagtgaaataggtgatggattAAAtaggattaaagagtacactccatgatgagcactgagtaacatagaattgttgaatcactatatttacacttggaactaatataacactgtgtgttaacgataatggaattaaaattaaaaacaatttaaaaagaagtttgcTAGATGCAAAGAAACTATACTTATTTAAAGATTCCAATAAAGTAAGAAGATATAACAGTTGTAAACatgaaaccatgaaaatatatgaagcaaaaactggcaaaattgtcctttaaaatagtatttataatagTTGAAGAGTTCGGTACCACTTTCTCAGTAATTTATAGAACAACCAAGCATAAGATaaggaaggaaatagaggacttAAATAACATAATAAACCAAATAGTTttatcatacatatataaaacatctaCCGcaaaacagcagaacacacattttcTCAAATGCATATGGgatattttccagaatagaccgtATGTGAGGCTACAAGTTGAATCTCAGTagatttgaaaagagaaacataGAAAGTATCTCCCCTGACCACAACAGAATAGAGTTGGAAATCAATCAcagacagaaaacaggaaaatggacAAATTTGTGGAAATGAAACAACACTCTCTTAacgaaaacaatggaaaaaagaagaaaacacaggggaagTTGGTAAAATTTAAGTATGAGTGAAAACAAATCCAAAACATAGCAAAAGTCATGGGAAAAGGCAGCAAAAGCAGTGGTTAGGGGGAAATTTATAGCCATGTTGGCTTAcatcaaaaaacaagaaagatctcaaatcaataaccttaCTCATTACAAAttaaagaagtaggaaaataagaacaaaataatcacagatctagtaggagaaaggaaataaagataagagttgaaataaataaaagagagaatataaatagagaaaatcaataaggcCAAAAGTTGACTCTttggaaaaaatcaacaaaattgataaaactatAAATGGACTAAgataaaaaagactcaaattaatcaTATCAGAACAAGATACTATTGTCAAGAACaacattattatgaataatatttccCGGCTCAGAATAAACGTCTACCTTATTGTTGCTGGGAAAAGATTTTATGTCCCATTCTTAGGTTTCTTTCTATAGTACTttcctcctgggatccctgggtggcgcagcggtttggcgcctgcctttggccgggggcgcgatcctggagacctggggttgaatcccacgttgggctcccggtgcatggagcctgcttctccctctgcctgtgtctctgcctctgtctctctctctctgtgtgactatcgtagataaataaaaatttaaaaaaaaatactttcctcCCTGTCCCAATAGATATCTACAATTTGTTGGAGGGACTGAGGTAAGGAGTTGAACTATACTTTTTCTTCATGTCCTTTACTTTTTGTATCTATAAGTTATGTTAAATGAAGAATGGAACTGTAATGGTTGCCTGCTTGTTGAGTGTCCAAGGTAAATAGTTTATAATTGAgcagattttaaattaaataatgtatgaTAAAAAGATGTTGCAGGGCAGATTTCTCAGAATCAACCAACTATATCCACTAACTGTATCACACAGCTGTATCTCACAATTTTAATATGAATCTGTATTAAAATCTtagcccacaaaaaaaaaatcctagtccACAATCAGGGAAATTGAGATATTGATTGGACGTTTGATAGTATtcagacattattattattttttaaaaatattttatttattcataagagacacaaacagagagacataggcagagggagaagcagactccctgcagggggcctgatgcgggactccatcccagggctccaggatcatgacctgatccaaaggcagatgctcaaccactgaaccactcaggtgccttgtattaagacattattattttaatttagacGCAAAGCAGtttgttattataattttaataaatatttatcctttGGAAATACATACTAAAATATGACTTCTGGGATTTTCTTCCAAATAacccagttgtgtgtgtgtgttgagtaaTGATGGTATAGGTAAACAGGATTAGCtatgaaatattaaatttttgaaaCTTGGTGAAGGGGTCTGGATAGTAAATTATAACATGCTCTCAACTCTTGTATATGTAGgacatttttcatataatttaaaacatcaaatgtcaaaatgtcaaagaaaaagtCAGAATTGAAGATGTGAATATTATAATCACTTCCATTGAAAtcaaaaggattataagagagtACTATGaactatgccaataaattggataACATAGAGAATATggataaatatgtggaaattcaAAGCTTACCATGACTAAGtcctgaagaaatagaaaatctgagtagaCTTATGACTAGTAAGGATATTGGATCAGTAATTAAAAAGTTCCCAGTAAAGAAAAGTCCTTGACTTCATGACTTCAGTGGTCagccaaacatttaaggaataacCAACATCaatacttctcaaacttttcatAAATGTGAGAGTATGGCACACTTCCTAACTCAGTCTTTCAGGCTACCATTATCCCAATATTGAAGGCAGACAGAAACACTACAAGAATTGAAATCTATAGACAAATCTCCTTCATGAATATTaatgcaaatatcctcaacaaataCTAGCAGATCAAATGCAGCAGCATTTTTAAAGGACTATACAAAATGAgattattccaggaatgcaaggtggttcaacatatgaaactGATCAAAGTGAcacatcatattaataaaatgaaggaaacacacacaaacacacaaaatcatGTCAattgattcagaaaaagcattggGCCAATTCAGCgtcctttcataataaaatttttcttttttaaagattttatttattcatgagagacacagagaaagagagaaagagagaaagagagagagaggcagagacataggcagaaggagaagcaggctccatgcagggagcccaatgtgggactcggttcTGGGTcgtcaggatcacaccctgagcagaaggcagatgcttcatcgctgagccacccaggcatcacataataaaaattttcctcAGACTAAGACTAGAACGCAACTACCTCAACAGAATAAAAGTTGTATTTGAAAAATCTAGGGAACATTATACTCATGGTGAAATCTGGGAGCTTTTTCTCCTAGTTCAGGGTCACTCACTCTCACagcctctattctttttttttttataaatttattttttattggtgttcaatttgccaacatataggataacacccagtgctcatcccgtcaagtgcccacctcagtgcccgtcacccagtcaccgcccgcccccctgcccacctccccttccaccacccctagtttgtttcccagagttaggagtcttttatgttctgtctccctttctgatatttcccacacagcACTAGAATTTCTAGCCAGGACATtagacaagaaatagaaatatatagtATCCAagttggaaaagaaggaaaataatctagCTTCTCAACACAGCACTAGAATTTCTAGCCAGGACATtagacaagaaatagaaatatatagtAGCCAagttggaaaagaagaaggaaaataatctagCTTCTCAAAAGTTGggatcttatatgtagaatattctaaagagtcaacaaaaaattaaaaccacaaaggaGGTTAAGAAAGTTTGGTtaggatacaaagtcaacacaCAAAGATCAGTTGCCTTTATAAACACTAACAATTAACAatccttaaataaaattaagaaaaaacaattccatttatagcAGCATCAAATAGAACCAAATACTTACCCAAGGAGATAGAAGACttgtaaaatgaaagcaaagaaaacattgctgaaaagaaaatacaaaaggcataaataaatggaaacatactctatgttcatggattggaagacttactATTATTAAGATGTTAACACTAcccaaaatgatctacagattcaacacaatccaaGTCAAAACTCCAATGactttttttgcagaaatagagatacccatcctaaaattcatgtggaaactCAAGGATCACTGAACAGcgaaaacaatcttgaaaaagagaaaagcaggaagaCTCATACTTCTGGTtacaaaacttactacaaagctacagtaaccaagacagtgtggtgttgGAATAAAGATGTACAGGGAGGCCAACAgaatacatgagaaaatgcagaTATAAATTCTTGCATAATAGGAAGATTTTCTTGGATATGAtgccaaaaacagacaaaagaaacaaaaataagtaagtgggaTTACCTTagataaaaaaaactttagagcAAATGAAACAATCAGCCacatgaaaaggcaatctatatAGTATGGGAGGAAATGTTGGTAAGCCACATGTTGGATAAaagttcatatccaaaatatgtaaggaacacCTGAAACTCAATAGtaacaacacaaaacaaataactattaaaatgagcagaggacctgaaaacacatttctctaaagaatacATATAAGTATTCCTTATATACTTATAAAGACCAAAAAGTATTTGGAAAGATGCACAGTATCATtatcaccaaggaaatgcaaatgccAACCCCAGTGTGATATCACCATATGTCTGTTTGAATAGCTCTTATCAAAAAGACAATAGACTTTGGTGagttgtggagaaaaggggatCTTTGTATAGTATTGGTCAAGGTGTGCAAAGTTTTCTTCATGCAAGATACCTAAGTTCTGGAGAGCCAATGTACAACATTGtcactatagttaacaatactttatggccaatttttaaaattgctaagagagtagaacttaaatgttatcactacaaagaaaaagaaaggtaactACATAAGGTGATAGATATTTTGATTAATTTGATTGTGGCAATTATTTGACAATCTTTACACTTATAAAAATCAAGTCATGTACCTTAAGTacataaaattagtatttttcaaTTACACCCCgtaaagatggggaaaaaagaaaaaaaaagaactttgactcaattttttctttagttttactGTGGCTgatcatatcttttaaaaaattatttatttattcatgagtgacacacggagagaggcagagacattggcagaaggagaagctggcccctcacaggtagcctgatgcgggactcaattccctgaccaggaccatgccctgaaccactcaggtgtccctgatcaTACTTTTAAAACATAGATTTATGGCAAAATTCAAATGCCCAAGATAATGGAGAATGATTGCAAGTTCTTTAACTAGAGAATGACTTGCTGTGCTTTCAGAGCTCATTCTAGCATCGGTGTGGATGGTTAAATAAGAGAGAGTATGTGGAAATGCTAGAAAATAGGAGCCACTACAGTTCAGTAGTAAAGTTAAGTTTAAACCTAAAAACTGCCTGAATTTGTATGGAAATTCAGGCTGAGGAAAGGGGTGGAGGTCATTGTGGTTGCAGACTCTATTGCTTAGCATGTGGGATATGTGGAAAATATTCTGAGGGTTTGCAACCAGAGTACAATTTCATactcagaaatatttcttttagttCCTACTATGTATACATTGTACTGTAGttagcaaataaaagaaaaatgatgtattttcttctataatttataatttattggaGAATACAGGagttaaatgggaaaatatctgATGAATGTGATATTGGAGGATGTCTTGGAATTTATGAGAAGATATATAACAGCTGACATTAATTGACTACCATGGGACTGGTAGTATTCTAGTCAttgtatttagatttttttcttttacttacaaTAATAACTTAAtgaagagctgttttttttttttactattccattttacaaacataaatcagaggaagacagagattaagtaatttatccAAGGTATTATTAGTAATAGTGGAGTTAAGgttcttatacacacacacattattctttgtgtgtgtgatgagaagaAATAGATGGCCTCAGTTGCTGAAATGTTGCAAAAACCCGGTACAGGTACAAATTTTCAGTAGATATTTAGAAGTAAAAACTTCAGAAAGAATATACAACATTGCAAATTATTTTAGAGATATCACAGGGAAGAGAATTGACAGgagatatatctttaaaaattatgataaagaCATAAAGAATCCTGGAGAAAGAACTCTTGGAGAACATTTTCCAATGAGGGtatggggagaaagagagaaataaacagtATAATAGATTTCCCTTCAGAGATGAAGAAGACAAAGAGATTGGAGTTCATTTTTGGCTCTATCTTGGGAGATGGACAATCCCTAGAGTGATGAGAAACCTTGAGTAAATTTGAAGTCCCTAAGGAACTAAAGACAGATGCATGGTCTAAGGTGTAAATACAATCCTCTTATTTCCCTTTTAGATATAGAATCTAATCCCAAGGGGGAGAGACTGAGCAAGCTTCTACTGTGTTCAAAAGCAGGTGCATTGTATCATTAAACTCAACTCAATCTTCTGTATCTTATCAAATGGCAAATGAGATAAGAATAAAGATTATTTTCCCCTGTTGCTTGAGAGAATCCAATGTCATAAACAGAAATTATGATCTGTAGTTTGGAAAGGTTTTTAGGGCATATCTGAAATCAAGTGTTATGCAACATCCTTTTGGAATCAAAGAGACTAAAGCCTCAGAACCTGAAATTACAGTTCCAGAACTGCAGGGGTAAAGAACAATGATAAGAAAGCACTGAGATATTCTGGGCAAAGAAAGGTAAGTTCttgaattccatttatattaatgtCTCTCTTGTTGTGAGATGGAAATCCAGAGATCAAAGATATGCACTTCCTTTTTTTATCTTGTGCAGTTTTGAGATTCAGGTGAGCAAGAATCTGTTCTAGGGGAGATTAGGGGATGTTCAGAGACTTAAGGGGCTCAGGGGTATAGTATTTCTGTCAGGAAGTTCCCTTTCCGTGGATGGAGCGCTTACTCTTCTTGATTTATGACTTTTATTCGTGGCATGGGGCCTGTCCTAGACCCTGGTCCTTTAGGTTTAGATTAGAAACAATGTTTTAGGTTCTTCCCACACCATGTCTAATGTGCATTAGAGCTCAGGTCTTTGCACCCAATTTTACTTGATGGGAGGTTTAAATGAATGAGGAAATGGTGAGTCCAGAGGACAATTGTGTCTTTGttcatcctgcttctcccttctcccttgtTTTTTCCAGCAGTCATGTATGTATATGGTAGCACTGTATTTCCTCTCTAGGGTTAATTGCGGTACTCTCTGCTATCATTAGCTTATAAACCTCTAATAAAAGGGAAGTTAGTGTGTTTCTCAGTATCATGATAGGGGTAAATGATGATATTCTGGATCCAGGTTTGGTTAGTCTCAGACCTCAGGTATTCTCAGTGTATATCCCCTCTTGTAGGATGAAATATTGTGGGAAGAGCTGGCTTTTTCTCTAATGcaatcctttttttcttgtgCTCACAGATCCCCTTGGAGAAGAATGGCTCCTACAAACTCCTCTTTTGTGACTGAATTCATTCTGGTGGGGCTCACAGACTTACCAGATCTCCAGCTCCCCCTGTTCTGCCTGTTTCTACTCATGTATGTGGTCACCGTGTTGGGAAATTTGGGTTTGATCTTTCTGATTGGGCTGAATTCacacctccacacccccatgtacttcttcctcttcaatttgtCCTTCATAGACTTCTGTTATTCCTCTGTGTTTACTCCCAAAATGCTGATTAACTTCATATCCAAAAAGAATATTATCTCCTACAAGGGGTGCATGACCCAgctttactttttctgtttttttgctatttctgAATGCTATGTGCTGACATCCATGGCCTATgatcgctatgtggccatctaTAACCCACTTTTGTATAATGTTGTCATGTCTCCTAATGTGTGTTTCAGTCTTATGCTTGGTTCATATTTGATGGCATTCTCAGGTGCCATGGCCCACACAGGACGCATGTTGAGACTGACCTTCTGTGATGTAAACACCATCAACCACTATTTGTGTGAcatcctccctctgctccagctctCCTGCACCAGCACGTATGTCAATGAACTGGTGGTTTACATTGTAGTGGGTATCAATGTGATTGTGCCCACTGTCACTATCTTTGTCTCTTATGGCTTCATCCTCTCCAGCATCCTGCGCATTAGCTCCACTGAAGGCAGATCCAAAGCTTTCAGCACCTGCAGTTCCCACATAATTgcagtttctctcttctttggaTCAGGTGCATTTATGTATCTTAAACCATCTTCTGCTGGGTCTATGGATGAAGGGAAAATCTCCTCTGTCTTTTACACCACTACGGTTCCCTTGATGAATCCTTTCATTTACAGCTTGAGAAACAAAGACATTAAACTTGCTTTGAGAAGAAACCAGAGTAAGAGAATGTTTTGACCACAATCACTATCTGTGGGTGTAGTTATAGGACTGGtatattctgtttctttcatcagAATAATTTAGGTGAGAGAGTTCACATCCTATATCTTTGTTCCCATGGTGAAGGAAATTTGAGTCATCtgtcaatttattttctatttttttttttttggctgagtaatgTATACTTTATTGACGGTACAAGATAGGGCTCCCCAAGCCTCTCCCTTGCAGGGAGTATAGGATGGAAACCATATAGAGGTCaagagattctcagtgtgttgtgGGTACGGGTTGGGGCaaggactccccagcagctgagagcttttctcttctttcttattctggTTGGGGCTATTGGTCCAGTGGGCTTATACTCCTTGGTATCCATATGGCCCATAAAGTTGACCACCTGCTTGCTATAGTCACGTCACTGAGGTCAGTGCCAACCCCAGAATTGAAGGTAGAAGAGTGGGTTTCATTATTAAAGTTGAGagagacaacctggtcctcagtggAGCTCCATATGCCCCTGAGGGGGCCCTCTGATGCCTGCTTCACTAGTTTCTTCATGTCATGGTACTAGGTAGCTTTCTCCAGGTGGCAAatcagatccacaactgacactTTAGGGGTGGAAACATAGAAGGCCATGCAGAGAGCTTCCTATTCGGCTCAGGGATGGTCTTACCTATAGCCGTGGCAGCACCAGTTAAAGGAGGAATAATGTTCTAGCGGCCCCTCAGCCATCATACCACAGCTTCCCATTAGGCCTGTGCACAGTCTTCTTGGTGGCGGTGCTGACATGGACTGTGGTTATGAGTCCCTCCATGATGCTGAA is a window encoding:
- the LOC112920182 gene encoding olfactory receptor 8B8-like isoform X2; the protein is MAPTNSSFVTEFILVGLTDLPDLQLPLFCLFLLMYVVTVLGNLGLIFLIGLNSHLHTPMYFFLFNLSFIDFCYSSVFTPKMLINFISKKNIISYKGCMTQLYFFCFFAISECYVLTSMAYDRYVAIYNPLLYNVVMSPNVCFSLMLGSYLMAFSGAMAHTGRMLRLTFCDVNTINHYLCDILPLLQLSCTSTYVNELVVYIVVGINVIVPTVTIFVSYGFILSSILRISSTEGRSKAFSTCSSHIIAVSLFFGSGAFMYLKPSSAGSMDEGKISSVFYTTTVPLMNPFIYSLRNKDIKLALRRNQTLIKF
- the LOC112920182 gene encoding olfactory receptor 8B8-like isoform X1; this encodes MAPTNSSFVTEFILVGLTDLPDLQLPLFCLFLLMYVVTVLGNLGLIFLIGLNSHLHTPMYFFLFNLSFIDFCYSSVFTPKMLINFISKKNIISYKGCMTQLYFFCFFAISECYVLTSMAYDRYVAIYNPLLYNVVMSPNVCFSLMLGSYLMAFSGAMAHTGRMLRLTFCDVNTINHYLCDILPLLQLSCTSTYVNELVVYIVVGINVIVPTVTIFVSYGFILSSILRISSTEGRSKAFSTCSSHIIAVSLFFGSGAFMYLKPSSAGSMDEGKISSVFYTTTVPLMNPFIYSLRNKDIKLALRRNQIYEFQREFR